In the genome of Nitrospira japonica, one region contains:
- a CDS encoding DUF3422 family protein, with translation MTERKFSQSGTEALLKKLHERPQTPLAEWLRAPAHVHYMAFRMSDPPVQRKASREEFESILSAFSVPDDHIFLHETFGYGVKETATGERLIIVWQAHTEYYNYQLWHLPLPTWAEAAFGSLTFPGYQFPVTPLGTEVCRLDILLTLDAVPSRERMKSLLPGPVVYGSRVLDEQTTVVTSFTPDEQGRERYWVSVGQPQGVASRLKDIVDAVVRIETYYHLLLMQKPLFSAAVDQVYKFEQVHLKQREVISGHIGHADSQTLQRWLNSLTQDLLKTNRIAGRLHFELSASLPYDKIVHATLNSLAERPIDSYRPVSDYVLGGITGVAEGYQQLLRRIDTLRGGFEGIISIIRARVDLILEAQNLALLQSVDKTTKSQVILQHTVEGLSVIVIAYYLAGLAGYILKGLYEAGLIKNANIASAVFVPIAIGLAFVITTVSRTYLHRKLAGGHAPQEEHKDDPQAG, from the coding sequence ATGACCGAACGAAAGTTTTCGCAGTCCGGAACCGAAGCGTTGCTGAAGAAACTCCATGAACGGCCGCAGACGCCGTTGGCCGAATGGCTCAGAGCTCCCGCGCACGTCCACTACATGGCGTTCAGGATGTCGGATCCTCCGGTGCAACGCAAAGCCAGCCGGGAGGAATTCGAGTCGATCCTGTCCGCGTTCTCCGTGCCGGATGACCACATCTTTCTCCATGAGACGTTCGGCTACGGCGTCAAGGAAACGGCGACCGGCGAGCGATTGATCATCGTCTGGCAGGCCCATACCGAGTATTACAATTATCAGCTCTGGCATTTGCCTCTCCCGACATGGGCCGAGGCGGCATTCGGATCCTTGACCTTTCCCGGCTATCAATTTCCGGTGACCCCGCTCGGCACGGAAGTGTGCCGGCTCGACATCCTGCTCACGTTGGATGCGGTACCTTCTCGCGAGCGCATGAAATCATTACTGCCGGGCCCGGTGGTCTACGGGAGCCGGGTCCTCGACGAGCAGACCACGGTGGTGACGAGTTTTACTCCGGACGAGCAGGGGCGCGAGCGGTATTGGGTCAGCGTGGGACAGCCGCAGGGCGTCGCATCGCGTCTGAAAGACATCGTCGATGCCGTCGTCCGGATTGAAACCTACTACCATCTCTTGCTGATGCAGAAGCCGTTGTTCTCCGCCGCCGTGGATCAGGTGTATAAATTCGAACAGGTCCACCTGAAGCAACGCGAAGTGATCAGTGGCCACATCGGCCATGCGGATTCGCAGACATTGCAGCGCTGGCTGAACAGCCTCACGCAAGATCTTCTCAAGACCAACCGCATCGCCGGCCGGCTCCACTTTGAACTGTCCGCCTCGTTGCCGTACGACAAGATCGTTCACGCGACATTGAACTCCCTGGCCGAGCGTCCGATCGATTCCTATCGGCCCGTGTCCGACTACGTGCTCGGAGGGATCACGGGCGTCGCGGAAGGCTACCAACAGCTGCTCCGGCGCATCGATACCCTGCGGGGCGGGTTTGAAGGCATCATCTCGATCATACGCGCGCGCGTCGATCTGATTCTCGAAGCCCAGAATCTCGCGCTTCTGCAAAGCGTGGACAAGACCACCAAGAGCCAGGTGATCCTCCAGCATACAGTCGAGGGCCTGTCGGTGATCGTCATCGCCTATTACCTGGCGGGATTGGCCGGGTACATTCTCAAGGGACTCTACGAAGCCGGCCTGATCAAGAACGCCAATATCGCCTCAGCGGTATTCGTTCCCATCGCCATTGGACTGGCGTTTGTCATCACGACGGTCAGCAGGACATATCTGCATCGCAAATTGGCCGGTGGGCATGCTCCGCAAGAAGAGCATAAGGATGATCCGCAGGCCGGCTGA
- a CDS encoding PDZ domain-containing protein: MRRSVAAQRSRIFLNMILAVGIGAGASGCGVAYTIVKSESKLDRLAVPMTKAQIIEEIGRPDRVLRDDGRLLVWEYSLTARKQWLYELALCPISVWIGGCLFYPFTNIAADQQREYPHHVVMVNEELCAWGPPAAILQRRKACVATGVQAVQAVNGRFEPVVTGNGPIDRENIDRYRTMAVMLFEDAAGARGSGSRVTGIVTTLMLDLDIHMVERAKLDEVLKEQVIQLTHADDANVLKVGRLVGAQAIIVGEVQQWERRPQDRMHSVSLALRMIDVETGLLLFNGEGHLTDPTTDDPEGSARLIVHRILTRFGAQTGLLGSGRIGVNWELLEERGTRFYLVRELRTGLPGEKAGLKVGDRIVACNGASLATARNERDAKRLCHVDAGEILELEVRRTDEPLHLMVTADKRPGL, translated from the coding sequence ATGCGACGGTCTGTAGCCGCACAGCGAAGCCGGATTTTTCTCAACATGATACTGGCGGTCGGCATCGGCGCGGGCGCGTCCGGATGCGGCGTGGCTTATACGATCGTCAAATCGGAATCCAAGCTCGATCGCCTTGCGGTTCCCATGACGAAGGCGCAGATTATCGAGGAAATCGGCCGCCCCGACCGGGTTCTGCGTGACGACGGGCGCCTGCTCGTGTGGGAGTATTCGCTGACGGCGCGCAAGCAATGGTTGTACGAACTCGCGCTCTGTCCCATCTCGGTCTGGATCGGCGGTTGTCTCTTCTATCCGTTCACGAATATCGCGGCGGACCAGCAACGGGAATATCCGCATCACGTGGTCATGGTGAACGAGGAATTGTGCGCCTGGGGGCCGCCCGCGGCCATCCTGCAGCGGAGGAAAGCCTGTGTCGCGACCGGGGTGCAGGCTGTTCAGGCGGTCAACGGCCGCTTCGAACCCGTCGTGACCGGCAACGGTCCCATCGATCGTGAGAACATCGATCGCTATCGCACGATGGCGGTCATGTTGTTCGAAGACGCGGCGGGTGCGCGCGGATCGGGCTCTCGTGTGACCGGAATCGTCACGACCTTGATGCTCGACCTGGACATCCACATGGTGGAGCGGGCCAAGCTGGACGAAGTGCTGAAAGAGCAGGTCATTCAGCTCACTCATGCGGACGATGCCAACGTGCTGAAAGTGGGCAGACTGGTCGGCGCACAGGCCATCATCGTCGGCGAGGTGCAGCAGTGGGAACGACGTCCCCAGGACCGCATGCACAGCGTCTCGCTGGCGCTGCGCATGATCGACGTCGAAACCGGCCTGTTGCTGTTCAACGGCGAGGGCCATTTGACGGATCCCACGACCGACGATCCCGAGGGGTCTGCGCGGCTGATCGTCCACCGCATTCTCACACGATTCGGCGCGCAGACGGGACTGCTCGGATCCGGTCGGATCGGCGTGAACTGGGAACTGCTCGAGGAACGAGGGACACGCTTCTATCTGGTACGCGAGCTTCGCACCGGGCTGCCGGGCGAAAAGGCGGGCCTCAAGGTCGGCGACCGGATCGTGGCCTGCAACGGCGCGTCGCTGGCGACGGCGAGGAACGAGCGCGACGCCAAACGCCTTTGCCATGTGGATGCCGGCGAGATTCTGGAGCTGGAGGTGCGCCGCACCGACGAGCCGTTGCACCTGATGGTGACGGCGGACAAGCGGCCGGGATTATAG
- a CDS encoding YqgE/AlgH family protein — translation MQLPLGKGIFLIAAPTLRDPNFRQTVVLLCEHGADGALGVVVNRPTAMSVSEALPHVPVLEGQRHVLFSGGPVQPNQVMLLYRLNQMPDNSHHVFDGVCLGGDVELVDRILTTNQGREAFRAYVGYSGWGPGQLESEMKTGSWITIPADPNIVFEKDPLRIWPDIVSALGEEYRHYADMPIDPCLN, via the coding sequence ATGCAACTCCCCCTAGGCAAGGGCATCTTCCTCATCGCAGCTCCGACGCTTCGCGACCCGAATTTCCGTCAAACCGTGGTGCTGCTGTGCGAGCACGGTGCGGACGGCGCGTTGGGAGTCGTCGTGAATCGTCCGACCGCCATGTCCGTATCGGAGGCCTTGCCTCACGTTCCGGTTCTGGAGGGACAGCGGCACGTGCTGTTCTCAGGAGGGCCCGTCCAGCCGAATCAGGTCATGCTGTTGTATCGGCTGAACCAGATGCCGGACAATTCACATCATGTGTTTGACGGCGTGTGTCTGGGCGGCGATGTCGAACTGGTCGATCGGATTCTGACCACCAATCAAGGGCGAGAGGCGTTTCGAGCCTATGTCGGATATTCCGGATGGGGACCAGGACAGCTTGAGTCGGAAATGAAAACCGGCTCCTGGATTACCATCCCGGCGGATCCGAACATCGTCTTCGAGAAAGACCCCTTGCGTATTTGGCCTGATATCGTGAGCGCATTGGGCGAAGAGTATCGGCACTATGCCGATATGCCCATCGATCCCTGCCTGAACTAG
- a CDS encoding nitrilase-related carbon-nitrogen hydrolase → MRIGYYQSNPEFGETSANLERISAQLDAIEADLIVLPELCVSGYQFVSQSEVRNLAESIPDGPTTARLIEIARKKHMVIVAGLAERAGSLLYNSAVAVGPTGFIGAYRKTHLFSEETLFFTPGDTGFRVWDIGPARIGVMICFDWYYPESARALALRGADIICHPSNLVLPNCPDSMPVRCLENRVFSVTCNRTGMESRGGKAPLVYIGNSEIVNPRGEILCRSPRDREDVCIIEIDPSEARDKAVTPYNDLLRDRRDSLYQ, encoded by the coding sequence GTGCGCATCGGCTACTACCAAAGCAATCCGGAATTCGGCGAGACCTCGGCGAACCTGGAACGGATCTCGGCCCAGCTCGACGCGATCGAGGCCGATCTGATTGTCTTGCCGGAACTCTGCGTGTCCGGCTATCAGTTCGTTTCGCAGTCGGAAGTGCGAAACCTAGCCGAATCCATTCCGGACGGACCCACCACGGCGCGTCTGATCGAAATCGCGCGCAAGAAGCACATGGTCATCGTTGCGGGCCTTGCGGAACGGGCCGGTTCCCTCCTGTATAACTCCGCCGTGGCGGTCGGTCCCACCGGCTTCATCGGAGCGTACCGGAAGACCCATTTGTTTTCCGAAGAGACGTTGTTCTTCACGCCCGGCGATACGGGCTTCCGCGTGTGGGATATCGGCCCGGCCAGGATCGGGGTGATGATCTGTTTCGATTGGTATTATCCGGAGTCGGCTCGCGCGTTGGCGCTGAGGGGTGCCGATATCATCTGCCATCCGTCGAATCTGGTGTTGCCGAACTGTCCAGACTCCATGCCCGTCCGTTGTCTTGAGAATCGCGTCTTCTCCGTGACGTGCAATCGTACCGGAATGGAATCCCGCGGGGGCAAGGCTCCGCTCGTGTATATCGGCAACAGCGAGATCGTCAATCCGCGAGGGGAAATCCTCTGCCGGTCGCCGCGCGACCGGGAAGATGTCTGTATCATCGAGATAGACCCATCCGAGGCCCGCGATAAGGCGGTGACTCCGTATAATGATCTCCTTCGCGATCGACGGGATTCTCTCTATCAATAG
- the smbP gene encoding small metal-binding protein SmbP encodes MKVTIQRGALLLAAVALLGMPLVAQADNKHVSEAVEHAKEAVEHGKQGHADALTKHAEGALKHAQAAQKDTKNPHLDEGVKHLQEAVEHGKAGHADVATKHAEGAVTHLSEVK; translated from the coding sequence ATGAAAGTGACTATCCAACGCGGAGCGCTTCTGCTGGCAGCTGTGGCATTGCTCGGCATGCCGCTGGTTGCTCAGGCGGACAACAAGCATGTGAGCGAAGCCGTGGAACATGCAAAGGAAGCGGTAGAGCACGGTAAGCAGGGTCATGCGGATGCATTGACGAAGCACGCGGAAGGCGCGCTCAAGCATGCCCAGGCAGCGCAAAAGGACACGAAGAATCCGCATCTGGACGAAGGGGTCAAGCATCTTCAGGAAGCGGTGGAACATGGGAAAGCCGGGCATGCCGATGTGGCCACGAAACATGCCGAAGGCGCCGTGACTCACCTGTCCGAGGTGAAGTAA